The Palaemon carinicauda isolate YSFRI2023 chromosome 24, ASM3689809v2, whole genome shotgun sequence nucleotide sequence ctagttgaaaaggtagaatcctataagcccaaggggtccaacagggaaaaatagcccagtgaggaaaggaaataagataaaaatataaactacaagagaagtttatgaacaattaaaataaaaaattttaagaacagtaaaacattataatagatctttcatatataaactataaagagatacttatgtcagcctgttcaacataaaaacatttgctacaagtttgaacttttgaagttacaccGAGTGAACTACTTGATTCTCTTCTGAAATCTCTATTGTTCATGTTTCCATAATCTTACTGCATTGGACGACaatataataattcatattcaCGCTTTAATATATTTTACATGATGAGCattatcttaatcatcatcattatcatcatcatatattaacgtgcctttttcccattcgtatggggtaacacggttgccttcttttgaaggagttTGCTTTGGCATTTGGGGTGGATATATGAGTTATTGCTAAATTATGTCTTAGAAAGGTAAAAATCAATTGAAATTGCAATAATTAGATTTATAAATAGATTGTATGCTTAACTATTATACATTTCTTAAAAAGTAGAATTCAGTGTTGATTATTTGTTAATAAAAGTCCATTTTATGAAAGCAATAGCTAatataacagtaattataatatgTTGCCAATAAATATGTCTGTGCTCATATACAAACAAACCAAATTTTCATACAATTGCATTCAGGCAAGTATCAGTCATAAAGTTTTaacatatataaaagtacatataaattttttatgttgactcccttctctataaaaaaaaaaatctcttttctcGGAGTATGTGTTGtagaaatctaaatttattgataaatttcaaagttttgtgtgtctatatgtatccgcatacatatatctatatattcatatatatatatatatatatatatatatatatatatatatatatatgtatatttatatatatatatatatgtgtgtgtgtatgaaaatatatatatatatatatatatatatatatatatatatatatatatatatatatgtctgtatatatatatatatatatatatatatatatatatatatgtatattgtatgtgtttgagtaaatatgtaatatgtaaattggcatatacatatataaaagagagaaaacTTTTACCTTTAGATCTGAAACACTTTTTCCATATTCAGTAAGCAACTACGTCAATTCAATAGATCATAGAATATCCTGAAGATATTTCACGAAACTTCAAAACAAGGGaaagaaatactactactactattacatttGCTACTGCTACTAACACTGCTTCTTATGGTCATGTTCTTCCTACTTTTTTAATTCACTTAAGATCACATCTTGAATTTAATATTAAGGCGTGCTTTCATCGTTGATTAATGTATTTTAAAACTAGAAGATTTAGtgcataactatactcaattttttttaaagaggaacatttgtactgactcgcaagggtgactttttagctcggaaaaatttcctactcgctgattggttagaataattttgtccaaccaatcagctattaggaaacttttccgagctaaaagggaacccctgcgactcagtgcaaatgcacctcattaaagaaATAAGTATATCATCAAGTATCTATTTTTCAGATGGAGGGACTAGTACCAGACCGAGGTCATATAGTTCTGTCTTTTCTTAAGACGTTACTGAGACAGGACTCAACTGTTGTTCATCGCCATTCCATTAGGTAAACAGCATTtgattatttataacaccaaaaaAAGCATACAGGGTAAAGATCCAAGGAATGTGTTATGTGtaaggtaataaaaagaaataaaaaagaaatttattgaaaACAAACTTCAACTATTATAAAGTTGAACATAGTGATATGGATTTGTTGTTTCAAGCTCCTTCTTTAAAATGAACCATATAGTTTAACCATAAAGAATAAAGTTAAAATGATGTGTTAGTACATGTGCACCCTTCTTTTCTGATAAGCGCCTTTGAGTTATGTGGTGTGAaagttaaaaatttaattaaaaagaaaaatatttgcgtACACTTTATTATGGTATTCTGTGCCAGGCATATGTATATTGTAGGATACTTATTTGTTGATGTTGAAAAACTATCTTTCACCTATTTTCATCCTTCAAAGTGTACATGCATTCATCATTACCATTTTAACTATATACAGTAGATTACTATTGTGTATAAAATTacagtgacaaagattaatatcactTATATCTTGTCAATTCTAAACACGTTTTGAACGGtaggaataagtaaaaaaaattcttaattgcaTGTTTAAATAATTTCCAAATAATCTCTTGAATGTTATCGAGCTTTTTTATACAAATGGTATTTTTTACAACTGTTTCTCCTATACAGTATGCTCTACCCCAATTCCTATCTTACCTCATTTGACCTTAGCAATGAATTTTATGTCTACTGCCATGGGTTACAACCATAGGAGAGACAAATTTATGAGACTAGTAACTTTATGTCAAATAATTGCTGAGAATTAACAGAGACACTGAAATTCGGTGACATTGAAAATTCGAGTGCTTTAAGTTTTGAACCAACCAATCTTTGACTattttgatatcatcatcatcatctcctcctacgcctattgacgcaaagggcctcggttagaattctccattcatcatctacttcgcgcgttgtagttctcagccatgtaggcctgagtcttccaattcttctagtgccttgtggagctcagctgaacgtttggtgaactaatctctcttggggagtgcgaagagcatgccgaaaccatctccatctagccctcatcatgatctcatcctcatatggcactcgagtaatctctcttatagttccatttctaatcctgtcctgccatttaactcccaatatcgtttAGAGGGCTTTGTTCATATCTTAATATTGGGAATTATATTTTCTGCACCGGAAAAGAAAATTTTGTGTTGGTTTCCAGTAAATGGGATAATATTCAACGCAGTTATATTAAAACTTGATTCTAACCTTTCTAGTTACAGCAGTCATTCGATATATTTCAGAGTCGTTGTTGGTGTGTGGTGGCTCATGGCGATGGTTCTCTCTATCTCGTATACCAGTAACCTGATAGCTTTTATCACCATTCCCCCCAAGGCCAAACCAATGAAGACGCTGGAAGAGCTCGCTCGATCGAATATCATGTAAGGATCAGATTCGACATTACTTAATGACATGATCAAGTACTGAGAGActaacatttccttatttcctttcctcactggggtattttttcctgttggagcttatagcatcctgcttttccaacttggcttgaagcttagcgaataataataatgataataataataataataataataataataataataattattattattattattatagcatcgtATTGATATTAAAGTCATATATTTCAAATAGGTAGATGTGTTCTcaattttagtttactttcattttGTAAGTGATATTGATTTCATGACCGTAAATCATAAGAAATAAACTATTCACTACTTTCtataacattaaaatttaaaaaaaaaaaaaaaattaaataaaaaataatattaattttgaatttttataatttcaGGCCCTTGATGGTGGATTACGGCAATTTTATGCCGAGTTACATGAGGCAGTCTGTGTATGAATCGGTGAGGATTCTTGGAGAGAAACTTCAGTTCGTTCCGAACGATGACTACCAGCAAGCTTTCGATAtggtatatataatacacacaaacaaagagagagagagagagagagagagagagagagagagagagagagagagagagagagatagagagagagagagagagagttttgcaaggattttagatgtcttaaagacttcttagtccatccgtggagactccatttgctctttggtagagcaatttagtttaaacatttagagagttcttataatcttgtataacttatttttgaacttgtttaccgtgttactgtttactacatccgctggaagtctattccaagtagagagagagagagagagagagagagagaaagagagagagagagagagagagagagagagagagagagagagagagagagagttaaaaggattttagatgcctcaaagactttttacttcaaccgcggagacttcatttgctctttggtagagcgattgcGTTTCatcgtttagagagttcttatgatcttgtccaacttattcttgggctcttttaccgtgttactgtttactacatccgctggaagtctattcagagtatttgctattttgtatgtaaagaaattgccacattgagtggtgttgtatcttttcaattccagtttgtatctgttacctatGGAaggatttgtgctaagcgtggatAGGATTGTTGTAATctgcatttaagagagagagagagagagagagagagagagagagagagagagagagagagagagagagagagaatattacctgAAAACTTTAATTTCTATGTGCTTCAAACTTAACAATATCAtgcatgcacacaaatatatatatatatatatatatatatatatatatatatatatatatatatatatatataagtttatatatatatatatatatatctatatatatatatatatatatagagagagagagagagagagagagagagagagagagagagagagagagagagagagagagagagggagaatattACCTGAAAACTTTAATTTTTATGTGCTTCAAACTTAACAATATCATGCATGCACacaaacagggagagagagagagagagagagagagagagagagagagagagagagagagagagagagagagagagagagtcattagatgaaaatatgaatttttacGATATTTAACCTTATGTTTTATGATACAATAAAACCAACATTGTGATTATCTTCCAGGTGAACGAGGGCACGGCGGCGTTTCTAGAGGGAACGGAATACGTCAGATATATGGTCATACGGTTCAATGCCTGGAACACTTACTTCCTGGAAGAGGATTTAGAGTCTGGAATTGTCGGTTGGTTCTTCCCGAAAAACACGCCATGGAAATACAAGTTCGACCGCTATTTGCAGATGTTTGTTGAGGGCGGATTGCCTACGTATTACCGAAATGTAAGTCGCTTATATAGAAACCGTCTCTTGTTTACTAACTTCTTGGCTCCCGATGCTATATGCTTTCCAGTAGCTTACCCTTATATTGGATATATGATTCTATCTTCATTTACTTCCCAATATTAATACATAACTGAAATATAAGCCGGTTATATAAAAACCCTATCTTTTTTCGtagtctgctttttttttttttttttttttttttttttaagacagctTCTTTACTAACATCTTGGCTTGTGATGTTATATGCTTTCCAGTACCATACCCTTATATTGGATATATAATTTTATCttcattcactttccaatattacTGCATGTGATAGAATATATAAAATCAACTCCATCcagttatatatattaaaaattctaaCTGGTTATCAatcgattttttatttttatataattcaacCAATTGGATTGTATTTCCTCTATTCTCTGTTGTTATCAAATCTTAGATTTATAGCGGTGTTTTCAAACTAGAAGATTTGTGATTATTGCCTACTGGCTAGTACAGAgaaaacgtgttcgcctagcattcgcatgacggcagatcgatcccagcccgggaccgtgagtttaagctgtttaccggagagaccactgctgtggttgggcaccacggcGGGGTGAGGGCCATTGCCCGGCtgtcgttctggtgagcatctattctgaagaaaatggaactgaaaccagacacatttaacctCTAATTTAAAAAATATAGGGAACGAAAGTCTTGAGATATACTCTTAAGCCTAGAGCTTTAATAGCGTCTCTTGTGTCTATAAAACCGGTATACGGACTGCgggaaaataaggaaaaagtatCCTTTATAAGACACGTATATTTCCAGATGACCTATATAGGATAACACaacaaaactttttctttttttaatctgctATATATCTATGCTTTATGTTCCGCATGACATTGGCTAATAATAGTGAAGTACTGTGCTATCAGTCCATATGTAATGTTACTTCATTCATTAGGATGTGCTCCATACCACCAAATTCTTAAGGAAATTAAAGTTTATGGGCTGTACCCGAAAATAGAAATATGAGGTTAATATTTATGATAAAGGCCAATTCAATGTCAATGTTTTTGTCTGgatgaaaatatctaaataaaatactttattgcCTGTTCGcaaacatatagaaaaaaatagtaatttattaTTAGGCTTATTAAATCAAAGCTCCTGTGGCACGATCATTCTTTATACTTTGATTAAATCCACAAggtttaatggcagaggcaagggacagtgacgttgtctTAGCAA carries:
- the LOC137618016 gene encoding uncharacterized protein is translated as MVDYGNFMPSYMRQSVYESVRILGEKLQFVPNDDYQQAFDMVNEGTAAFLEGTEYVRYMVIRFNAWNTYFLEEDLESGIVGWFFPKNTPWKYKFDRYLQMFVEGGLPTYYRNKLVDKYSREMNLTQAVEKEATRPLTISDLQVIVES